Genomic window (Juglans microcarpa x Juglans regia isolate MS1-56 chromosome 2S, Jm3101_v1.0, whole genome shotgun sequence):
TATTTAATGCTAGTCGTAAATGAATTTTACTTGAACATTTAATATTGTATCTATCTCTACGACAAGGGAGAAAACGCAACAAAGGGCATGATGAGCTTTTCCAAAAAGCACTAGGTGTGGCAATAGCATATAATTAAACTGGATCATAACCTACCATATCCACAaacaactatataatatatatatatatatatatatatatatatatatatatatatatttatgtgatCTTTCAGTTTCTAATTTTCAGTCTCGAATTTTTCAAACGATTGGCTTCTGCTTCTTCCTTCTGTCAAaacaaaacaggagaaaaactaataataatggtAAGAGGAGGGACCCACAAACATTTAGCCCTTTAATATGACATCCATAACTTCCATCCATAGAAACAAGCATCCAAGTGGGTTATAAAAGGTTCAGATACCAAGTCATTAAATTGGAGCATTCTACACACCCACCAACTAGTACTGCACAAATGATGCCTTCtccatttcttctcctcctcttgcTCATATCCTTGGCTGCCGCAGGCCAACTCCGGCCAAGTTTCTACTCGGAAACGTGCCCGGATGCCGAATTCACCGTTCGGGAAGTTATGAGGAAGGCCCTGATTAGAGAACCAAGGAGCGTTGCCTCGGTCATGCGCTTCCAATTCCATGATTGTTTTGTTAATGTAACTTCTCAGTGTTAACTCTTTACGATTGCCTCGgccatctatttattttatttcctctGTTAAGCTTTTGAAATCTagatgttatatatatacactaagaGTTTTTTCAATATTGAAGGGTTGTGATGCTTCTTTGCTGCTGGATGAAACTCCTACCATGCTTGGAGAGAAAGAAGCCCTTTCCAACATAAACTCTCTAAGATCTTTCGAAGTCATCGATGAAGCCAAGGATGCCTTGGAAAAGGTTTGTCCCGGAGTTGTTTCATGCGCTGATATCATAATTATGGCCGCCAGAGATGCCGTCGCTCTGGTATGTATTCTTATTTTACGCCTGCAATATCTTGGTATCTtctgaaacaaaaacaaagttggtatatatatatatatatagagagagagagagagagagagagagagagagagagagaattctcGCAAGGTATATAGTATGATCGAGCCAATTGCAGTTCTGTCGCGGAATTCTCGGCCAAATAGGGTCTTTTTGTCTTGCTTTTTTCAACTAGCTAGGTCCCTTGCCAGCATTATAATATAAACCTGAATGATTTTAACCCTAcccaaaggttttttttttttttttaaataacccTACCCAAAGTTATAATGACGGCGACATATGTAATAAGATAATCCCACAGGAGCATGTACTTTATTTTAGGTCGTTGATGAGTGATGGGGCACAGTGGCACACCAATTCTGTGTGTGATGAGAACCTCGATTTGCATAAATATAAttagggttttttcttttgaatctcatatatatactaaacctaattttctttttcgaaAGTGTTCATCTTGAATAGCGAAATTTGATACACATGATTTAATTAGGACCGATTTGGCTAAATGATGAAGTGGTTGAGTCCTAGTACTGTGCCAATATTCCTTTTGTTATAGGATTCTGtcaaaaatgaaatgatttcgTAAAACAGACTGGAGGACCTGATTGGGAGGTGAGGCTAGGAAGATTGGATAGCTTAACTGCAAAGCAAGAAGACTCGAATGAAATCATGCCAAGCCCAAGATCCAACGCCAGTTATCTCATCGACCTCTTTGCCAAATTCAATCTCTCTGTGAAAGACCTAGTTGCGCTTTCTGGGTCCCATTCTATTGGCCAAGGACGTTGTTTTTCCATCATGTTCCGGCTGTATAACCAATCCGGCACCGGTAAGGCTGACCCTGCCTTTGAGCCAAAGTACAGAGAAAAACTGTACAAGCTCTGCCCTTCGGAAGTGGACCAGAACGTTACAGGAGACCTTGATGCAACGCCCCGTGTATTTGATAATCAATACTTCAAGGACTTGGTCGCAGGGAGAGGGTTTCTCAACTCCGATCAAACTCTTTTCACGTTCACTCCGACCAGAAGGTTTGTGAAGCTGTTTAGCAAAGACCAGGCTGAGTTTTTCAAGGCCTTTGTGGAGGGAATGCTAAAGATGGGTGACTTGCAAGTTGAGCAACCGGGGGAGATCAGAAGGAATTGCAGGGTGGTTAATGATCATCGTCGACAGTGGGAGAGATATTCTTGGGGTAAAGATCATAGTTTGATTAATGGcaatatattttggaaaatagaaAGACCacctggctagctagctagcttgacaattcaaataaattaatgctAAATGTTTGCAAGGATGATGATGTTCTTTGACCTATTGGTTTTGGTCGGAGTCTAACAGatatcttttaaaattaaattatatcacgtgAATTAATTGAATCTGATCACTAcgtctaaaatgaaaaaaaaaaacatattgataTCCCTATCATGTCTATAGGATTTCtacattattttgtttcatttaaatAGCTTTCCACAACCCTTATAAATGATTGATTTCTAGGCATATGTTGTTACTCTCCCAGTGGTGACAAAAGTAAGGGTACGTAGATTTACGACTtgtgtcaaaaaaaaaaaaaaaaattgaaaaaaattgaagagatcAGTCAAAGAAATATAGGGGACCATCCAAAGCATCTTTGGACGTTTCACATAATTCTAGTGCCAACTTGTAAGGAACTTTGAAATCAGACTGGAAAGTACTTTCAAGAGGCACAGAAGCTAGCATATAGCGGTGGTCCCTTCTTTTGTCCCCTATAGAATGTCGAATAATTGAGGCAAATGAGCGAAGACAATGACGTTGAGATTGAGAGTGTTGTTTTGTCTTTTAGCAAATGAAATtacaagtttatttatttttattagcatttattattatttttaaaatattattattattatttatttatttattattactatttactattatttaatattttattaattttttactattatttataaaatatttgagaatatctcactattaaaaaaaaaaaaaaaaaacaaccttaATTAACACTATTCTGACATGACAACAACGTTTATTACATCCTACTTCCACCGGAATGGCTCGTTTCTGGGCCGGGAAAAAATATTCCTAATGGACATCCCGGGCGGATCGATATGGTCGGTAGTTGTAAAAAAGTATAGAGACACGATGACATGAAATTTTAaccttatatataaaaacaaacgatggCAATGCGTTTCGCACCATATTCAAGGCCGTTCACTTGCTTAACTTTGCAatctgatttaaaaaaagaagttcaAAAAGTAGAGTTGAATCCACCACGGACACCACGATTTCATATAATACTCCATAGTACTGTTTATTCAGATTCCAGAAAATTTAGATATACTCGAatcgaaatttaaattttaagttcgGGTCGAAATCCAGATCgatgtaaattttaaaaaatctggaTTTTGAATtgaacttaaattttttttattttttgaaaagtaataggtggccaagttaaaaaaaaaaaaactaaagtaTAATTAGTATATAGAAAGCAGCAtgtagatttaaaaaaaaaataaaaaaataaaaaaagcacgTAGAAATGTAAAGTTGGCCTTGAAGCTCGGAACAGCTTTGAGAGTTGGATGGAGAAATTAcgtaataaaaaaatctacataatctcttattattcatatattttttatatattatatttgttttattttttttattaaaaatttaatatataaataatgaataaaaaaattaaattagtttaaaaaaaatttaaaaaaatattaaaaaatttaaaattttaaaaaaatatgatatatagaagTGAGGATGTTACGAAGCAATCCTCGTTACAGAAGCCCCATCTCTATCTTCTGCTGCTGCACTGAGAAGGAATGGCAGAACCCAAAGCCACGTCTAAAAGGGAATTGCGTTCCGTTTGTTTGTGCGATCGAAGTCTCGTCAACTCCAACAGCAGATCTcgtcccctctctctctctctctctctctctatatatatatatataaatatatatagccaAGACTGACAAGGCTAGCCATGGCAGAAACTAGTCTTATCAACTGCAAGGTTTTTCTGCGCTTCTTCTTTGGCTTTGTAATTCTCACCCGATCCGCCCTGCTCTTTTTACCAAGATTCCTGGCATCATCGACGCTCTCCCTTCCGAACAAGAGCACGTTCTCTTGTGCACTGAAAAGGGGTTGAAGGAAGACGTAAGCACTTATCTCATATCTGCATTTCTATAGTATAcattttaaagttatatttagatattaaattgaattgaattaaaataatttatattttattattattttaaaatttaaaaaatttaaattatttattttatttaatgttaaaatttaaaaaaattgtaatgataagtttatATAGAtttaagcctcgtttgtttttaaaaaacatctcatctcatctcacttcatcattacaactttttcaaatctccacataaaataaaataaacaattcaactttttcaaatctcaaaacaaaaataatattaaaaaatatattctaacaatattttattcaactttttaactttaatctcatctcatctcatctcatctctgaaaacaaacgagcttAATAATCAAATGTACCCTAAAACTCTACACATTTAAGTTTAGTTTGTTTTGAATACTAAAacttacaattttataaatttttcaatcatcattataatctttttaaattttatataaaataaaacaaacaattcaattctttcaaattttaaaataaaaatagtattaaaaaatatattctaacaatattttattcaactttttaactttaatctcatctcatctcatctcatctctgaaaacaaacgagcttAATAATCAAATGTACCCTAAAACTCTACACATTTAAGTTTAGTTTGTTTTGAATACTAAAacttacaattttataaatttttcaatcatcattataatctttttaaattttatataaaataaaacaaacaattcaattctttcaaattttaaaataaaaatagtattaaaaaatatattctaacaatattttattcaactttttaactttaatctcatctcatctcatctcatctctgaaaacaaacgactATGCAAAACTCTAAATGCATTGGGATGTCCACATTGTGCTTTTCATTCCAGTAAGGATAGCTCCCGCCATCCTTGTTCGTCTCTCTTCTACAAAGGGGCTATGAATCCATTTGGATTACGGCAAAAACATTCCACTTGAAGGGTTTCTGATTGTTTCGTATATCTTCACCAGAGATCACCCTAAACATGTCGAtcgaagaaataaataattatatgtaaatagctAGCCGGCGAATGTGCACGTGTTGATAAAGCTCTTCGTAATGAGTCTGAGAGGAACGGGCTGATTGAAGTTTGAATTCTGAGAGCGGATGAGAGATATGGGGTCGAGGGCGTGGAAGAGAGACTGAAGCATGAGATTCGG
Coding sequences:
- the LOC121252972 gene encoding peroxidase 17-like, which gives rise to MMPSPFLLLLLLISLAAAGQLRPSFYSETCPDAEFTVREVMRKALIREPRSVASVMRFQFHDCFVNGCDASLLLDETPTMLGEKEALSNINSLRSFEVIDEAKDALEKVCPGVVSCADIIIMAARDAVALTGGPDWEVRLGRLDSLTAKQEDSNEIMPSPRSNASYLIDLFAKFNLSVKDLVALSGSHSIGQGRCFSIMFRLYNQSGTGKADPAFEPKYREKLYKLCPSEVDQNVTGDLDATPRVFDNQYFKDLVAGRGFLNSDQTLFTFTPTRRFVKLFSKDQAEFFKAFVEGMLKMGDLQVEQPGEIRRNCRVVNDHRRQWERYSWGKDHSLINGNIFWKIERPPG